A section of the Cuniculiplasma divulgatum genome encodes:
- a CDS encoding molybdopterin-guanine dinucleotide biosynthesis protein MobB: MLVSGPSGSGKTLLAEQIIGGLSRRGIRVSFIKDIPHDDAEFDTRGKDTYRAVAKGAVMSMGRSPSKSFISIGGYLNLKGLLKLAENYSSVCIVEGFTGEASAVKFDIRLGLQGKNVGRESWDVYARVETGNRVYDFSLVNESTDIVNFIVSFVEEQANSRESS, from the coding sequence ATACTTGTCTCGGGGCCAAGTGGCTCCGGAAAGACATTGCTTGCAGAGCAGATCATTGGCGGTCTGTCACGCCGTGGCATCCGGGTTTCCTTTATCAAGGATATTCCCCACGATGATGCAGAGTTTGATACCCGGGGAAAGGACACTTACCGGGCCGTTGCTAAGGGTGCAGTCATGTCCATGGGCCGATCACCATCGAAATCCTTCATCAGCATTGGCGGATATCTGAATCTCAAGGGACTTTTGAAGCTTGCTGAGAACTATTCCAGCGTATGCATTGTGGAAGGATTCACCGGAGAAGCATCTGCAGTGAAATTTGATATCCGCTTAGGTTTGCAAGGGAAAAATGTCGGCCGGGAATCATGGGACGTTTATGCCAGGGTTGAAACTGGCAACAGGGTCTATGATTTCAGCCTTGTGAATGAAAGTACAGATATTGTCAATTTCATTGTGTCATTTGTGGAGGAACAGGCGAATAGCAGAGAATCATCATAA
- a CDS encoding peptidylprolyl isomerase produces the protein MTSVLLETTMGNVKIELFDDMPVTAGNFRKLVEKGFYNGVIFHRVIPGFMIQGGDPTGTGMGGPGYTIKDEFNKKYGNSRGTISMANAGPNTGGSQFFINVVDNHYLDGKHPVFGRVTEGMDVVDSISNVKRDRNDRPLSQVAIKTAKVL, from the coding sequence ATGACATCTGTTTTACTGGAAACAACCATGGGAAATGTGAAGATAGAACTCTTTGATGATATGCCGGTTACTGCCGGGAACTTCAGGAAACTTGTAGAAAAGGGTTTTTACAATGGTGTTATTTTTCACCGTGTTATACCGGGTTTCATGATTCAGGGTGGAGACCCAACGGGCACTGGAATGGGCGGTCCTGGATATACCATAAAGGACGAGTTCAACAAAAAATACGGCAACTCAAGGGGCACCATATCAATGGCAAATGCTGGTCCGAACACCGGTGGCAGCCAGTTCTTCATAAATGTGGTTGACAATCATTATCTGGACGGCAAGCACCCTGTTTTCGGCAGGGTTACAGAAGGCATGGATGTTGTTGATTCAATAAGCAATGTGAAAAGGGACAGGAATGATCGTCCGCTGTCGCAGGTCGCAATAAAGACCGCAAAGGTCCTGTGA
- a CDS encoding helix-turn-helix domain-containing protein, with the protein MAQNVRVESCMILHDGMQTCIDPSMPLLSVLGKKYTMLILGVLGNVDHGRNFNEIRREIPGSSTTMISRRLTDLLDLGLITRYESDGRILYSLTDLGMKVRGNLIPLFMYMEEHPR; encoded by the coding sequence ATGGCGCAGAATGTCAGGGTTGAAAGTTGCATGATACTTCACGACGGCATGCAGACCTGCATAGATCCCTCCATGCCGTTACTCTCTGTTCTTGGTAAGAAGTATACCATGCTGATTCTTGGGGTCCTGGGGAACGTTGATCACGGCAGGAATTTCAATGAAATACGCAGGGAAATACCAGGCTCAAGCACCACCATGATATCCAGACGCCTGACGGACCTCCTTGATCTGGGCTTGATCACAAGATATGAATCTGACGGACGAATCTTATATTCGCTTACGGACCTCGGCATGAAGGTGAGGGGCAATCTCATACCACTTTTCATGTACATGGAGGAACACCCACGTTAA
- a CDS encoding phenylalanine--tRNA ligase subunit alpha, with protein sequence MADNPDSYGKEQFSSDVSPNEVKVLNFLSQRKEISEAEISIEGLGQREISSAISWLESKKLIDVSRKDHTEYSLTDEGEKFLLQGLPEEKAMQIIRNGHATVRDVLQTLGPSEGKIALAQLAKLGIKPSGGLLPAPESSVFSYLENRRQFLEKIKKGEEPPDQEILEHFRKRENVIKERKRTIRMVRINPAGIRVLEANSGNQGSIGALTSDIIQSGSWKTIPFQRYDMNSRVERILGAGIHPISFLSRMVREIFLDLGFTEMSGHYIEHAAWNMDALFIPQDHPARDMQDTFYIDSSTDLEMEHPEVLEIFRKVHEKGIKGYTGWGYRWSSEKAAELLLRTHTTVSTIRYLYEHKQAPQAVFSVEKVFRHESVDWKHLAELHQIEGAYYGKDASLASLKWLMKEFYRRLGFTELRFIPSYYPYTEPSMDVMVTINGKEMELGGSGVFRPEVTRPLGLKHPVIAWGLGLERLAMIYFGLDDIRDIYQSDLDWLRSYRVKI encoded by the coding sequence ATGGCAGACAATCCTGATTCCTACGGAAAAGAGCAGTTTTCATCAGATGTGAGTCCGAATGAGGTCAAGGTGCTCAATTTCCTGTCTCAACGGAAAGAAATATCTGAGGCTGAAATTTCCATTGAGGGTCTGGGGCAGAGAGAAATATCCAGTGCAATTTCCTGGCTGGAATCCAAGAAACTCATTGACGTATCAAGAAAAGACCACACAGAATACAGCCTTACGGATGAGGGTGAAAAATTTCTCCTCCAGGGGCTTCCAGAAGAAAAAGCTATGCAGATCATCAGGAATGGGCATGCCACCGTAAGGGATGTTCTTCAAACTCTTGGACCCAGTGAAGGGAAAATTGCACTTGCACAGCTTGCCAAATTGGGCATTAAACCTTCCGGCGGCCTTCTCCCCGCACCAGAGAGTTCCGTGTTCTCTTACCTTGAAAATCGGAGACAGTTTCTGGAGAAAATAAAAAAAGGTGAAGAGCCCCCTGACCAGGAAATTCTGGAACATTTCAGAAAAAGAGAGAACGTAATAAAGGAAAGAAAGAGGACAATTCGCATGGTGCGGATAAATCCAGCAGGAATAAGGGTCCTTGAGGCCAATTCCGGAAACCAGGGGAGCATTGGTGCACTTACTTCCGACATAATACAATCCGGATCATGGAAAACCATCCCGTTCCAGAGATATGACATGAACTCAAGGGTTGAACGGATTCTTGGTGCGGGTATACATCCCATATCATTCCTCAGCAGGATGGTAAGAGAAATATTTCTTGATCTGGGATTCACTGAGATGTCAGGGCATTACATCGAACATGCCGCCTGGAACATGGATGCCCTCTTCATACCACAGGATCATCCCGCAAGGGATATGCAGGATACATTCTACATAGATTCAAGCACTGATCTGGAAATGGAACATCCTGAGGTTCTGGAAATATTCAGGAAGGTTCACGAGAAGGGCATAAAGGGGTACACTGGATGGGGCTACAGGTGGTCCAGCGAAAAGGCTGCTGAACTGCTTCTCAGAACTCACACGACTGTGAGCACCATCCGTTACCTCTATGAACACAAGCAGGCGCCCCAGGCCGTTTTCTCTGTTGAAAAGGTTTTCCGCCATGAGAGCGTTGACTGGAAACACCTGGCTGAGCTTCACCAGATAGAGGGCGCATACTATGGAAAGGATGCCAGCCTTGCCTCGCTGAAATGGCTCATGAAGGAATTCTACAGGAGGCTTGGTTTCACAGAGCTAAGGTTTATTCCCTCTTATTACCCCTACACTGAGCCAAGCATGGATGTGATGGTAACCATCAATGGAAAGGAAATGGAACTTGGAGGCTCAGGGGTGTTCAGGCCTGAAGTTACCCGGCCACTTGGGCTGAAACATCCTGTCATTGCATGGGGGCTGGGTCTTGAAAGACTTGCCATGATCTATTTTGGACTGGACGACATAAGGGATATCTACCAGAGCGATCTGGACTGGCTGAGATCATACAGGGTAAAGATCTGA
- a CDS encoding GNAT family N-acetyltransferase yields the protein MQTVEIATGADWPKISEISGRSGYEDYINRIGPSYLDNGQVFFWKDETEIRGFLKLEYLPDNSAWLSGLRVDPDFRRMSIGSELTSAAIEYAANSGKEYVRMLIHDGNVKSSGLALKLGFSAVSRFAFFEGIPAGESMNDERISSGEEIQYLNLGWTFIRYSYVDSVPARYLRYGGDGIALTVSGHDYQIIVPDDHISLSGEGFTCMEVHGSIPDYLEGLLDRDFDYASVFQKKI from the coding sequence ATGCAGACCGTGGAGATCGCAACTGGTGCAGACTGGCCAAAGATAAGTGAAATATCTGGAAGATCCGGATACGAGGATTACATCAACAGGATTGGCCCATCATATCTGGATAATGGACAGGTCTTTTTCTGGAAAGATGAAACTGAAATCAGGGGCTTCCTGAAGCTGGAGTACCTGCCGGATAATTCCGCATGGCTCAGCGGACTCAGGGTGGACCCTGACTTCCGTAGAATGTCAATCGGAAGTGAACTGACCAGTGCTGCAATTGAATACGCAGCGAACTCCGGTAAAGAATATGTCAGAATGCTGATCCACGACGGCAATGTGAAATCATCTGGACTTGCCCTGAAGCTTGGATTTTCCGCTGTTTCCAGATTCGCATTTTTCGAAGGAATACCAGCGGGTGAAAGTATGAATGATGAAAGGATCTCGTCAGGAGAGGAAATCCAGTACCTTAACCTGGGCTGGACTTTCATAAGGTACAGTTACGTGGATTCAGTTCCAGCCAGATACTTAAGATACGGGGGAGACGGAATTGCCCTAACTGTCAGCGGGCATGACTACCAGATCATTGTCCCGGATGACCACATATCTCTGTCTGGAGAAGGATTCACATGCATGGAAGTTCATGGCAGTATTCCCGACTATCTTGAGGGTCTGCTTGACAGGGATTTTGATTACGCTTCAGTGTTTCAGAAGAAAATTTAG
- a CDS encoding helix-turn-helix domain-containing protein, which produces MEEIDLKLVNDLPFCRVSKRFPDATMLRWCNSAVDYLEFYAGDSTLDRIAEALPELVSSLKSRIIFQSRKVNRISVMVACRCTRQNSTIRMAEFDSCLWKAPVQYENGEENLSVVSLEAGNFRQLFEDLSAVGTVGIERKQQIDPESLRDIYTISMSQLFNPLTGKQMEYLLNAISAGYFSIPRKIDLEELATHMGISKSTLQEHVSKATTKVMSFLEPYLRLYLGMSAGKDE; this is translated from the coding sequence ATGGAGGAAATTGATCTTAAGCTGGTGAATGATCTGCCTTTCTGCAGGGTCTCAAAAAGATTTCCTGATGCCACCATGCTGCGCTGGTGCAATTCGGCTGTGGATTATCTTGAATTTTATGCAGGTGATTCCACGCTTGACAGGATTGCTGAAGCACTACCTGAGCTTGTTTCTTCACTGAAGAGCAGGATAATATTCCAGTCAAGGAAGGTGAACAGGATTTCTGTCATGGTTGCTTGCAGGTGCACCCGCCAGAATTCCACCATAAGGATGGCTGAATTTGACAGCTGCCTGTGGAAAGCGCCTGTTCAATATGAGAATGGAGAGGAGAACCTTTCTGTGGTTTCGCTTGAGGCCGGAAATTTCAGGCAGCTTTTTGAAGATCTCAGTGCAGTGGGCACCGTGGGCATTGAAAGAAAACAGCAGATCGATCCGGAATCACTCAGGGACATATACACAATATCAATGTCGCAGCTCTTCAACCCACTGACAGGAAAGCAGATGGAATACCTGTTGAACGCAATATCTGCAGGATATTTCTCAATTCCAAGAAAAATTGACCTGGAGGAACTTGCCACACACATGGGCATATCCAAATCCACGCTTCAGGAACATGTAAGCAAGGCAACAACAAAGGTGATGTCATTTCTTGAACCTTATCTGAGGCTTTACCTGGGAATGTCCGCCGGAAAGGATGAATGA
- a CDS encoding MFS transporter, with protein MRDRKDLILVSVLVGTLMSAIDTTIVILALPTITVDLHASLVSTIWVILIYLLLLAAFTTQLGRLGDIFGRGRMFNSGFLVFIVGSAASGASPTIDILIISRGIQAFGAALMQANSSAIVADNFPPSERGRAFGITTMGWNIGGTLGIVLGGIITTFIGWRYIFYINVPIGLIGFVLAVRYVKDNNRAPSKIDIPGMALLLSILSLISYGATDIAGHGVDSFNTVLVVAGLALIAPFIYVEKIVKFPVIEIKAFREPRLTFSLFAALLQALGYLSVIFILIMYLQGIRGFTPLTASLLLVPGYVVASLLAPRMGRLSDHIGAGLVAGIGIFLMAAGVLIYFTLKVNSSLYLVVLASIISGIGGALFWPSNNSAVMSSAPRRLYGSVSGLLRTLSSIGTLMSYVITISVASLAIPRYVAFEVFLGTNKQLTGGVSSQFLGGLHAALLISLVLLIFAGILSILKSGRKKGETFDPEKGEFKKKIDASPHGED; from the coding sequence AGAGACAGAAAAGATCTGATACTGGTCAGTGTCCTGGTGGGGACGCTGATGTCGGCAATCGATACCACTATTGTGATACTTGCACTCCCAACCATTACTGTGGATCTGCATGCATCCCTTGTATCCACAATCTGGGTTATACTGATTTATTTGCTGCTTCTTGCCGCTTTCACAACACAGCTTGGCAGGCTCGGGGATATATTCGGCCGGGGGAGGATGTTCAACTCGGGATTTCTTGTTTTCATAGTAGGTTCAGCTGCGTCTGGGGCTTCCCCAACAATTGATATACTGATCATTTCCCGGGGCATACAGGCCTTCGGTGCTGCACTGATGCAGGCAAACAGCAGCGCCATAGTTGCAGATAACTTCCCGCCAAGCGAAAGGGGGCGGGCTTTCGGCATAACCACAATGGGATGGAATATAGGTGGAACCCTTGGCATAGTTCTTGGGGGTATTATCACAACATTCATCGGATGGAGATACATTTTCTACATCAATGTCCCAATAGGCCTCATTGGCTTTGTGCTGGCAGTCCGCTATGTTAAGGACAATAACAGGGCGCCATCAAAGATCGACATTCCGGGCATGGCACTCCTGCTTTCCATTCTCTCCCTGATATCGTACGGTGCAACGGATATTGCTGGCCACGGTGTGGATTCATTCAATACCGTACTGGTTGTGGCCGGGCTTGCGCTGATTGCACCATTCATATATGTGGAGAAAATAGTGAAGTTCCCTGTTATAGAAATCAAGGCGTTCCGTGAGCCGAGACTCACGTTCTCCCTATTTGCTGCCCTTCTTCAGGCCCTTGGTTATTTATCGGTTATCTTCATACTCATAATGTACCTTCAGGGTATCAGGGGTTTCACTCCGCTGACCGCGTCGCTGCTACTTGTGCCAGGCTATGTGGTTGCAAGCCTCCTTGCCCCCAGGATGGGGAGGCTTTCCGATCACATTGGCGCCGGGCTTGTGGCAGGTATCGGAATATTCCTCATGGCGGCAGGAGTTCTTATCTACTTTACACTCAAGGTTAACAGCAGTCTGTATCTTGTCGTACTGGCTTCCATAATTTCAGGCATTGGGGGCGCACTATTCTGGCCATCAAACAACAGTGCAGTCATGTCAAGTGCTCCACGCCGCCTGTACGGATCGGTTTCAGGTCTCCTCAGGACACTTTCCAGCATAGGAACACTCATGAGCTACGTCATAACAATTTCGGTAGCATCCCTGGCGATCCCAAGGTATGTTGCATTCGAGGTATTTCTTGGTACAAACAAGCAGCTTACCGGGGGAGTTTCCTCACAATTCCTGGGTGGACTGCATGCCGCACTCCTGATCAGCCTCGTGCTATTGATATTTGCCGGGATTCTCTCAATCCTGAAGTCCGGGAGAAAAAAAGGCGAGACGTTCGATCCGGAGAAAGGTGAATTCAAGAAAAAAATTGATGCATCCCCGCATGGCGAGGATTAA